The Gemmatimonas phototrophica region GCTTCGCGCACGGTGAGCGCGCCGAGAAACTCGTTGTCGGCGTTGTCGGGCGAATACACTTGACCGTTCTCCAGCCGGATACGCAACGCGGTGTCGGCCACCATGCTACTGGCCGTGAGCCCCTGCGACATGGCTTGCGCGTACACGAATGCCTTGAAGCTCGATCCCGGCTGACGGTTCCCGTCGACCGCGCGATTGAAGCTGGAGCGAGCGTAGTCACGGCCCCCCACCAGCGCCCGCACTTCGCCGCTGGTGGGATCAAGCACGACGACCGCCCCCTCCAGGCAGGCATCCACCCTGGGCGTTCGGGCCTTGGCTGGAGTGGGCGCCGGTGCCGTGAGCTTGGCGCACTGCTGACCGCGAAAGCCCGGCCGCTGTTCAATCTCATCCAGCCCCGCCGACAAGGCCTGCTGCGCTGATCGCTGCAGCGCCGGATCGATGGAGGTGTGAATGCGATAGCCGCCGTTCATGATGGGTACGCCCCCCCGCTCTGCCTGCACCTTCACCACATCGGTGACCCAGGGCGCCAGCTTCTCCAAGCGGCTCACCGTTTTCACGGGTTCCTTCTGCGCCGCGCTGGCTTGTGCCGGTGTGATGTACTGCTGCTCGGCCATCAGAGCCAGCACCGTATTGCGTCGCTCGCGATTGCGATCGGGATAGCGCGACGGATCGTACTGCACAGGGCTCTTGGGCATACTGGCCAACGACGCCGCTTCGGCCAACGTCAGCTCGGAAGCGCCTTTGCCAAAGTACTGACGCGCCGCCATTTCGATGCCGTACGCCCCACGCCCGAACGAGATCTGATTCAGGAAGGCTTCGAGAATCTGTTCCTTGCTGTAGCGACGCTCCATTTCGCGCGCCGCCTGCTGCTCGCGCAGCTTGCGCCCCGGCGACCGGTCGCGCCGGTCAATGACATCAGGGTGCATGTTGCCCACCAGCAACTGGGTAATGGTGCTGGCCCCGCGCAGGTTGCCCTTGGTCACGGCATCCTTGAGCGCGCCGGCCACCCCCACCAGATCCACGCCATCGTGCTGATAGAACCGCTTGTCTTCCACCGCGATGAACGCCTGCCCCACGTACTTGGGAAGGGTGCGCAGCGCCACGTTGAGACGCCGTTCCCGCCCCAGTTCGCCAATGACCGAACCGTCCCGTCCCAACACCAGGGTAACCTGGGGAGGCGTGATGATCGTCCAGGGTTCACCGGTGCTTGTCCCACCGGCCTGTTGGGCGGAGACGGCGGACGCAGCGGGCCCCGAGAGGGCGGCCAGCAGCACGACGACAGACGGCAGGAACGACAGGTTGGCAGAGGGCAGGACAGGCGCGTAGGTCATAGGGGAATTCTACACGGCGCCGGTGGGACCGGTCCGGGCGGTTCCCCCATTATCATTCCGGGATGCCCGGTGATCCGATCCGCCCATTAACTGTTGCGCTGTGCCAGTTCGCCCCCCGCAAGGGCGACACAGCCGGCAACCTTGCCCGCATTGGCCGCCTCTGTGCGCAGGCCGCCACGCTCGAGCCGCGCCCACAGGTCGTCCATTTTCCGGAGACGGCCCTGTCCGGCTACTTCGTGGAAGGGGGCGTGCGCGAGGTGGCCTGCACCGCCGGTGCCTTGGCCAACGACCTCGACGAGGCCTATCGCACGGCCTGCCTCAGTGCCGGCATGGATTGCGTGCCCATTGATGTGGTGATCGGCTTCTACGAGCGGTGGCGCGAGACGCTGCACAACAGTGCCGCGTACATCACCATTGGTCTCGACGACGGGCCGCCCAACATTCGGCACGTCCACCGCAAGAACTTCCTCCCCACCTACGGGCTCTTCGACGAGGAGCGCTTCGTGGAGCGCGGCGCCGATATCCGCGCCTTCGAAACGCCGTGGGGACGCGCCGCGCTGCTTGTCTGCGAAGATGCCTGGCACTCCATCAGCGGTACGATTGCCGCTCTCGATGGCGCGCAGATGGTGTTCATCTCGTCGGCCGCGCCGGCCCGTGGACCCTGGCCGCGGGAAGATGGTATTCAGGGCCCGCACAGCGCGGCGCGCTGGGAACGGCTCATTCGCGATATCGCCGACGAACACGGCGTCTTTGCGAGCTTCGTCAACCTCGTGGGCAGCGAAGGAGGCAAGCGTTTCTTTGGCACCTCGCATCTGGTGGGCCCCGGCGGCGATGTACGCGGGCGCGCTCCGGTGTGGAACGAAAGCTTTGTCTCCATCACCATCGATCTCGACGACCTCGTTCGGGCCCGCGCCGACAGCCCGCTGCTGAGCGATCTGCGCGTCGCGTTGCCACATGTCCTCGACAACGTGCGCCGGGTTACCGAGAGCACGCCGTTTACGCTGTCGTACGATGGGCCCGAGCCCGCGGCGGCCGATCTGCTGCGCGGTGCCCGAGGCTTTACGACTGGCGAGTTTGCCATTCCCACCGAATTGCTCGAAAAAGCCAACACGGTGGTGCGGGCGCTCCCCGAGCAGTTGCCGGTCATTCGCCACGGTATGCGCGATCACGGTGGCCCGCCGCCGTTGCTCCTCGACTGCGATCTCACCGAAGAGTGGCTCACCGGCTTCTTGCGCGAAGAAATGGCGCGCCGTGGCTTTGGCAAAGCGGTCATTGGCATGTCCGGTGGTGTGGACTCGGCACTCACCGCCTCGCTCGCCGTGCGCGCACTCGGGCCGGAGAATGTGATTGGGGTCCGACTTCCCTATCGCACGTCCAGCCAGGAATCGCTCGATCATGCGCAGCTGGTCATCGACGCACTGGGTATTGAAGCACGCACCCTCGAGATCACGCCCGCAGTAGACGGCTACCTCGCCAACGAGCCCGATGCCGACGCTGCCCGCCGTGGCAACGTGATGGCGCGTATGCGCATGATTGCACTCTTCGATCTCTCGGCCCGCTACCGGGCCTTGCCCCTGGGCACGGGCAACAAGACGGAGCGCCTCTTTGGCTACTTCACCTGGCACGCCGATGATTCACCGCCGGTAAATCCCATTGGCGACCTGTACAAGACGCAGGTGTGGCAGCTGGCGCGCTATCTCGGCGTACCCCAGGTAATTGTCGACAAGGCCCCCACGGCGGACCTCGTGGTTGGGCAGACCGACGAGGGAGACCTCGGCATCAGCTATCCGCGCGCCGACGAGATTCTCAACGGCATGCTGCACGGATTCACGCACGAAGCGCTCCGGGCCCGCGGCTACCACGAGG contains the following coding sequences:
- a CDS encoding NAD+ synthase; the encoded protein is MRDHGGPPPLLLDCDLTEEWLTGFLREEMARRGFGKAVIGMSGGVDSALTASLAVRALGPENVIGVRLPYRTSSQESLDHAQLVIDALGIEARTLEITPAVDGYLANEPDADAARRGNVMARMRMIALFDLSARYRALPLGTGNKTERLFGYFTWHADDSPPVNPIGDLYKTQVWQLARYLGVPQVIVDKAPTADLVVGQTDEGDLGISYPRADEILNGMLHGFTHEALRARGYHEDELNIVSKRLNGTHWKRRPPAVALVSQSGIGESYLRPVDY
- a CDS encoding penicillin-binding protein 1A gives rise to the protein MTYAPVLPSANLSFLPSVVVLLAALSGPAASAVSAQQAGGTSTGEPWTIITPPQVTLVLGRDGSVIGELGRERRLNVALRTLPKYVGQAFIAVEDKRFYQHDGVDLVGVAGALKDAVTKGNLRGASTITQLLVGNMHPDVIDRRDRSPGRKLREQQAAREMERRYSKEQILEAFLNQISFGRGAYGIEMAARQYFGKGASELTLAEAASLASMPKSPVQYDPSRYPDRNRERRNTVLALMAEQQYITPAQASAAQKEPVKTVSRLEKLAPWVTDVVKVQAERGGVPIMNGGYRIHTSIDPALQRSAQQALSAGLDEIEQRPGFRGQQCAKLTAPAPTPAKARTPRVDACLEGAVVVLDPTSGEVRALVGGRDYARSSFNRAVDGNRQPGSSFKAFVYAQAMSQGLTASSMVADTALRIRLENGQVYSPDNADNEFLGALTVREALTRSRNPVAVQLALSVGMDSVIALARRAGLRAPIASYPSSALGASVVQPLDFVAAYASFDNGGVSVDPRFILKVEDRTGRTVFAPQGAAMRPAMDPRVAFIMRDMLKDVVERGTATALRRLVPARVPVAGKTGTTNDNTDVWFVGMTPELVTGVWLGFDKPAMIAPGAAGGTLAAPIAGRIIAAAYESRSAGSWTAPPGVVAVEIDRANGQVADAKTPTDRRYTEWFLIGTEPGALAWPLSLFRVGPIGY